AGTGCTTCGGGATTGCCGGTCAGCAGGGGATCGAGGCGTTGCAGGTCGGCCTCGTTGAAGCGGCGGACCTTGAATGTCCGCGGTCTGGGCAGCGGGTTCAGCACCCGTCCGCCGGCCACGGTGCGCAGGGGGGCGAAGCTGCGGATGACGAAGCGGTCGCCGTACACGCCCACCATGGGTTCCTCGAAGCGGATCTGGCAGATGCAGCGTTCGCCCGGGGCCAGGCGGTCGCGGTCGAAGAGATGGATGCGCGCCTGGGTCTCCCGCGCGCCGTGATGGAAGTGCACCTCCAGCCGATGCTTCAGGGCCTTGGGCGAGGAGGACAGGCAGGTCAGTTCCACATCCCAGCCCAGATGCGGGAAGAGCTGCCCGGGCCGGCCCAGCACATCGCCGCGGTGGATGTCTGCCACGTCCAGACCGGCCAGGTTCACGGCCGTGCGCCGGCCGGCGGGGGCGGTGTCCGTCGGGGCGCCGTGGCTTTGCAGGCTGCGTATTTTGGAGGTTGTGCCAGATGGATACAACACCACATCCTCGCCCAGGACCAGTTGTCCGGCAATGAGCGTGCCCGTGACCACGGTGCCGTGGCCTTTCATGGTGAAGACGCGATCGATGGGCAGGCGGGCCAGATCCGGCCGGCGGGTGGGGGCAAAGGCGGCCACCTGCGCGGCCAGGGCGGCCTTGAGTTCCGGCAGCCCCTGCCCGGTATGGGCGGAGACGGGGAAGATGGGGGCGTTTTCCAGGAAGGTGCCGTGCAGGAACCCGGCCACGTCCTCCGTGGCCAGGGCCAGCCAGTCTTCGTCCACCATGTCGCACTTGGTCAGGGCGACGAGGCCGCCGGAGATGCCCAGGAGCTGGCAGATTTCCAGGTGCTCCCGCGTCTGGGGCATCACGCCCTCGTCCGCGGCCACCACCAGCAGCACAAAGTCGATGCCGGTGGCCCCGGCCACCATGTTCTTGACGAATTTTTCGTGCCCGGGCACGTCCACGATGGACAGCCGTTGCCCCTCCAGATCCAGGAAGGCAAAGCCCAGCTCGATGGTGATGCCGCGCTTTTTTTCTTCCACGAGCCGGTCGCAGTCGATGCCGGTGAGGGCTTTCACCAGCGTGGTTTTGCCGTGGTCGATGTGCCCGGCGGTGCCCATGATGACGGGGCGCATGGCGGCCTCAGCTTTCCAGGAAGGCCCGGAAGGCCTCCGTGGTGGCGAAGATGTCCGCCTTGCTGGAGAGTTCCAGGGGGCTGTGCATGGAGAGCACGCAGGGGCCGACGTCGATGACGTCCATGCCGTACTGGGCCAGGAACTTGGCCACGGTGCCGCCGCCGCCCAGATCCACCTTGCCCAGCTCGGCCATTTGCCAGGGGATGCCCCGGGCGTCCAGCACGCCGCGCAGCCAGCCCACGTATTCGGCGTCGGCCTCGCTGGCGCCGTATTTGCCGCGGTGGCCGGTGAATTTGGAGAAGCTGGGGCCGTAGCCCAGGCGGGCGCTGTTCTTGGCGTCGTGCAGCTCCTGGAAGTCCGGGTCCACGGGGGCGTGGACGTCGGCGGAGAGGGCCTTGCCGGCCAGCATGGCGGTGCGCAGGGCCGTGCCGGGGTTCCAGGCGGCGATCAGGTCTTCCAGGCAGTATTCCAGAAAGCGGGACTGCGCGCCGGTGGCGCCGTCGGAGCCGATTTCCTCCTTGTCCCAGATCAGCACCAGGGTGGTGTATTCGGGGGCTTGGGCCTGGAGCAGGGCTTCCAGGGCGCAGAAGACGCAGGCGCGGTCGTCCTGGCCGTAGCTGCCGATCAGGGCCTTGTCCAGCCCGATGAACCGGGCCGGCCCGGCAGGCACGGCCTGCAGTTCGGCGGAGAGGAAGTCGGCCTCGGCGATGCCGTAGCGCTCGTGCAGCATGGCGAGGATGCGGGTCTTGACGGGATCCTTGGGGGCCTCGGCCTCGGGGGAAGGCTTGCCCGCGGGCTCGTGCCCCAGGATGATATTCAGCTTTTCCGCCTCGAAGCCGTCGGAAATTTTCTGCTCGTTGTGCTTCTGGGCCAGGTGGGGGAGCAGATCCGGGATGGCAAAGGCGAAGTCGTCGTCTTCGCCCAGCACAATATCCACCACGCGGCCGTCGGCCAGCACGACCACGCCGTGCAGGGCCAGGGGGATGGCCAGCCACTGGTACTTGCGGATGCCGCCGTAATAGTGGGTCTTGGCGCGCAGCAGATCACAATCCTCGGTGAAGGGCCGCTGCTTGAGGTCCAGGCGGGGGGTGTCGCCGTGCGCGCCGAGGAGCCGGAAGCCTTCGGCAAGCGGCCGGCGGCCCTTGCGGGCCAGGAGCACCGTCTTGCCGCGCCAGGGACGAAGATAGGTCTCGGAATCCAGGTTCTCCACATAGCCGGCGGCGGCGGCGCGGTCCACGAGGTAGCGGACGGTTTCGCGCTCGGTCTTGCAGGCGGTGAGGAAGGCGAGGTAGCGCAGGGCCATGTCTTCCATGGCTTGGCGGTCTTCGGGGGAGGCGTAGCGCTCCCAGGCGCTCTTTGGGGTATGGAACAGCGGATTGTCAGCCATGATGATTCCTTATGAGATGATTGCCGAGCGCAGCACCGTGGTGGCGAGGGGCAGTTCCTCGTCCAGCAGGGTGCGCGGATCCAGGCAGAAGCGGTTACGTTCGATGCGCCCGACAAGGGGCGGGTCGCTTTCCAGCAGGCGGCGCTGGAGTTCGTCCGGGGAAAGGCCCATGCCGGTGGTGTCCAGCTCCACCAGGGTGGTGGGCAGGTCGCGTTCGGGAAAGGCCCCGCCGCCCACACGGGATGCGCCAGGACAGGTGGAGACGCGCACCCCGGCGCCCAGCTCCTTGCGCAGCCTGCGGGCCAGCCGGCCGGCCTTCTGCCGCAGGGCCTCGTGAGTCATGGCCAGCATGCGCAGGGTGGGGATGCGCTCGCGGGCTTGGGCAGGGTCCAGGTACAGCCGCAGGGTGGCTTCCAGGGCGGCGAGGGTCATCTTGTCGATGCGCAGCGCCCGGTTGAGGGGGTTCTTCTTGATGGGATCGATGAATTGCTTGCGGCCCATGATGATCCCGGCCTGCGGTCCGCCGAGGACCTTGTCCCCGCTGCAGGTGACCACGTCCGCCCCCTGGGCCAGGACCTCGCGTACCGTGGGTTCGCCGTGCAGGCCGATGGTGGAGAAATCAAAGAACGTGCCGCTGCCCAGATCTTCCAGCACAGGCAGGCCGTGGCGGCCGCCGATCTCGCGCAGTTCGGCCAGGCTCACTTCCCTGGTGAAACCGATGATGCGGAAGTTGGACGTATGGACCTTGAGCAGGGCGGCAGTCTGGTCGGTGATGGCGTTTTCGTAGTCCCGGGGATGGGTGCGGTTGGTGGCGCCCACTTCCTTGAGGATGGCGCCGGACCGGGCCATGACATCCGGAATGCGGAAGGACCCGCCGATTTCCACCAGCTGGCCACGGGAGACGATCACTTCCTGCCCCTGGCACAACGTGGCCAGCATGAGCAGCACGGCCGCGGCGTTGTTGTTTACCACCAGGGCGGCTTCGGCTCCGGTGAGACGGCAGATCAGGGCCTCCACATGGCTGTAGCGGCTGCCACGCTCGCCGGAGTCCAGGTCGAATTCCAGATTGGAATAGTAGCGGTTGGCCTGGGTCACGGCCTGGATGGCTTCCTCGGCCAGCAGGGAGCGGCCCAGGTTGGTGTGCACCACCACGCCCGTGGCGTTGAGCACGCGGCAAAAGTGCGGCTGCCCGGCCCGGCGCACGAAGGCCGCGAGCTGCGGGAAGAGCACGGCGTCGGCCAGATGGGCGGCGTTGTCTATCCGGCCGTCCTTGATGGCGGCGCGCAGCATGTCCAGAAACGCGGTGGCGGCATCCTTGCGCAGGTCGCGGGGCAGGGCAGCCAGGAGGGGATCGGCCTCCAGATACTGCAGGGCGGCATCGGTGGACGGCAGGTGGCGGAACAGGGCAGCGGGTGTGGACATGGCAGTGGCGCGGCTCTCGCGGGCTAGGGGTCTGCCTGCCAGGGACCCAGCAGGTGGGGAGCGAGCTTAAAGAACTCCGCCAGCAAATACAAGGAGCCACAGCACAAGACCGGCGCCGTCGAAATTGGCGCGCCGGGGCTCGCCATCCCGGCCAGCACGTCCGCCAGGCTGCCGCCGGCCTGGATTCGGTCTCCAAACGCCGGCCGCAGTCTGGCCACCACCTCCGCCGCCGGCAAGGACCGGGAGGACCCGGGCAGCTCCGGTACGATGCATCGGCCGGGTACAATCCGGGCCAGCAGAGGCGTCATGGCCGACAGGTCCTTGTCCTTCAGGCAGGTGAAGACGAGGTGCTCGGGCCTGCGGAAGCCGCGAGTGGGTCTGGCCAGGGCCTGTTCCAGAATGGCCAGGGCCGGGGCGTTGTGGGCGGCATCCA
This sequence is a window from Megalodesulfovibrio gigas DSM 1382 = ATCC 19364. Protein-coding genes within it:
- the selA gene encoding L-seryl-tRNA(Sec) selenium transferase — its product is MSTPAALFRHLPSTDAALQYLEADPLLAALPRDLRKDAATAFLDMLRAAIKDGRIDNAAHLADAVLFPQLAAFVRRAGQPHFCRVLNATGVVVHTNLGRSLLAEEAIQAVTQANRYYSNLEFDLDSGERGSRYSHVEALICRLTGAEAALVVNNNAAAVLLMLATLCQGQEVIVSRGQLVEIGGSFRIPDVMARSGAILKEVGATNRTHPRDYENAITDQTAALLKVHTSNFRIIGFTREVSLAELREIGGRHGLPVLEDLGSGTFFDFSTIGLHGEPTVREVLAQGADVVTCSGDKVLGGPQAGIIMGRKQFIDPIKKNPLNRALRIDKMTLAALEATLRLYLDPAQARERIPTLRMLAMTHEALRQKAGRLARRLRKELGAGVRVSTCPGASRVGGGAFPERDLPTTLVELDTTGMGLSPDELQRRLLESDPPLVGRIERNRFCLDPRTLLDEELPLATTVLRSAIIS
- a CDS encoding aminopeptidase, whose translation is MADNPLFHTPKSAWERYASPEDRQAMEDMALRYLAFLTACKTERETVRYLVDRAAAAGYVENLDSETYLRPWRGKTVLLARKGRRPLAEGFRLLGAHGDTPRLDLKQRPFTEDCDLLRAKTHYYGGIRKYQWLAIPLALHGVVVLADGRVVDIVLGEDDDFAFAIPDLLPHLAQKHNEQKISDGFEAEKLNIILGHEPAGKPSPEAEAPKDPVKTRILAMLHERYGIAEADFLSAELQAVPAGPARFIGLDKALIGSYGQDDRACVFCALEALLQAQAPEYTTLVLIWDKEEIGSDGATGAQSRFLEYCLEDLIAAWNPGTALRTAMLAGKALSADVHAPVDPDFQELHDAKNSARLGYGPSFSKFTGHRGKYGASEADAEYVGWLRGVLDARGIPWQMAELGKVDLGGGGTVAKFLAQYGMDVIDVGPCVLSMHSPLELSSKADIFATTEAFRAFLES
- the selB gene encoding selenocysteine-specific translation elongation factor, which translates into the protein MRPVIMGTAGHIDHGKTTLVKALTGIDCDRLVEEKKRGITIELGFAFLDLEGQRLSIVDVPGHEKFVKNMVAGATGIDFVLLVVAADEGVMPQTREHLEICQLLGISGGLVALTKCDMVDEDWLALATEDVAGFLHGTFLENAPIFPVSAHTGQGLPELKAALAAQVAAFAPTRRPDLARLPIDRVFTMKGHGTVVTGTLIAGQLVLGEDVVLYPSGTTSKIRSLQSHGAPTDTAPAGRRTAVNLAGLDVADIHRGDVLGRPGQLFPHLGWDVELTCLSSSPKALKHRLEVHFHHGARETQARIHLFDRDRLAPGERCICQIRFEEPMVGVYGDRFVIRSFAPLRTVAGGRVLNPLPRPRTFKVRRFNEADLQRLDPLLTGNPEALVATQLAMAGVLGRSLAELKAGANLDTKQLDAVLQAMSGRQTALLFDKEERRYVAGDTVQQLSAATLAFVKAFHAREPMKLGLSRGALSAAWPAATPPRLGHLVVERLLKQKDLETEGDVLKLAGHAVSMASDVAGFSQTLLAAYVAGGLTPPNLKDVLEPLAVTPKQAQPVLTLLQEQGTLVKVKEDMYFHAPALAELVTRVRAWFQDPDTPREEMGPDKFRELTGLTRKYLIPLLEWLDKEKITVRVGDKRRLRRQ